A region of Arabidopsis thaliana chromosome 5, partial sequence DNA encodes the following proteins:
- the TOC1 gene encoding CCT motif -containing response regulator protein (TIMING OF CAB EXPRESSION 1 (TOC1); CONTAINS InterPro DOMAIN/s: CheY-like (InterPro:IPR011006), Signal transduction response regulator, receiver domain (InterPro:IPR001789), CCT domain (InterPro:IPR010402); BEST Arabidopsis thaliana protein match is: pseudo-response regulator 3 (TAIR:AT5G60100.3); Has 1807 Blast hits to 1807 proteins in 277 species: Archae - 0; Bacteria - 0; Metazoa - 736; Fungi - 347; Plants - 385; Viruses - 0; Other Eukaryotes - 339 (source: NCBI BLink).) gives MDLNGECKGGDGFIDRSRVRILLCDNDSTSLGEVFTLLSECSYQVTAVKSARQVIDALNAEGPDIDIILAEIDLPMAKGMKMLRYITRDKDLRRIPVIMMSRQDEVPVVVKCLKLGAADYLVKPLRTNELLNLWTHMWRRRRMLGLAEKNMLSYDFDLVGSDQSDPNTNSTNLFSDDTDDRSLRSTNPQRGNLSHQENEWSVATAPVHARDGGLGADGTATSSLAVTAIEPPLDHLAGSHHEPMKRNSNPAQFSSAPKKSRLKIGESSAFFTYVKSTVLRTNGQDPPLVDGNGSLHLHRGLAEKFQVVASEGINNTKQARRATPKSTVLRTNGQDPPLVNGNGSHHLHRGAAEKFQVVASEGINNTKQAHRSRGTEQYHSQGETLQNGASYPHSLERSRTLPTSMESHGRNYQEGNMNIPQVAMNRSKDSSQVDGSGFSAPNAYPYYMHGVMNQVMMQSAAMMPQYGHQIPHCQPNHPNGMTGYPYYHHPMNTSLQHSQMSLQNGQMSMVHHSWSPAGNPPSNEVRVNKLDRREEALLKFRRKRNQRCFDKKIRYVNRKRLAERRPRVKGQFVRKMNGVNVDLNGQPDSADYDDEEEEEEEEEEENRDSSPQDDALGT, from the exons ATGGATTTGAACGGTGAGTGTAAAGGAGGAGATGGGTTTATTGATAGAAGCAGAGTCAGGATTTTGCTTTGTGACAATGATTCCACGAGTTTGGGAGAGGTTTTTACTCTCCTTTCAGAGTGTTCTTATCAAG TGACTGCAGTGAAATCAGCAAGGCAGGTGATTGATGCACTTAATGCAGAGGGACCTGATATCGATATAATACTGGCGGAAATTGATCTCCCAATGGCTAAGGGTATGAAGATGCTGAGGTACATCACACGAGACAAAGATCTTCGCAGAATCCCTGTGATAA TGATGTCGAGGCAAGACGAAGTCCCTGTCGTTGTAAAGTGCTTGAAGCTAGGTGCAGCTGACTACCTTGTGAAGCCTCTTCGCACCAACGAGCTTCTGAACTTGTGGACACACatgtggagaagaagacgcATG CTAGGACTTGCTGAGAAGAATATGTTGAGCTatgattttgatcttgtggGATCTGATCAAAGTGATCCAAACACAAATAGTACCAACCTGTTCTCTGACGACACAGATGATAGAAGTCTTAGGTCCACCAACCCACAGAGAGGAAATTTAAGTCACCAGGAAAATGAG TGGTCTGTTGCTACTGCTCCTGTTCATGCTCGTGATGGTGGTCTTGGTGCTGATGGAACAGCCACTTCTTCTCTTGCTGTTACTGCTATAGAGCCTCCATTGGATCATCTTGCTGGGTCTCACCATGAGCCAATGAAAAGAAATAGTAATCCAG CGCAATTTTCTTCAGCACCGAAGAAAAGTAGATTGAAGATCGGAGAGTCCTCTGCTTTCTTTACATATGTCAAATCTACTGTCCTTAGAACTAACGGTCAGGATCCTCCTCTTGTCGATGGAAATGGCTCACTTCATCTTCATCGGGGTTTGGCGGAGAAGTTTCAAGTGGTGGCTAGTGAAGGGatcaacaacaccaaacaAGCACGCAGAGCAACACCAAAATCTACTGTCCTTAGAACTAACGGTCAGGATCCTCCTCTTGTCAATGGAAATGGCTCACATCATCTTCATCGGGGTGCGGCGGAAAAGTTTCAAGTGGTGGCTAGTGAAGGGatcaacaacaccaaacaAGCACACAGAAGTAGAGGGACCGAGCAATACCATTCTCAAGGAGAGACCTTGCAGAATGGCGCCAGCTATCCACATTCCCTTGAGCGGTCACGCACGCTTCCCACATCAATGGAATCTCATGGTAGGAACTACCAAGAGGGCAATATGAATATTCCCCAAGTTGCTATGAACAGAAGTAAAGATTCGTCTCAAGTTGATGGATCGGGTTTCTCTGCACCAAATGCCTATCCTTACTATATGCATGGGGTCATGAACCAAGTTATGATGCAATCAGCAGCCATGATGCCTCAATATGGTCATCAAATTCCTCATTGCCAACCAAATCATCCGAATGGAATGACGGGATATCCTTACTACCACCACCCAATGAACACATCTTTGCAGCATAGTCAGATGTCTTTACAGAATGGTCAGATGTCTATGGTTCATCATTCTTGGTCACCGGCAGGAAATCCGCCTTCTAATGAGGTGAGGGTAAATAAACTTGACAGAAGAGAGGAAGCTCTGCTGAAATTCAGACGTAAAAGGAACCAACGTTGTTTTGATAAGAAGATTAGGTATGTGAATAGGAAACGCCTTGCTGAGAGGAGACCCCGCGTTAAGGGTCAGTTTGTTAGGAAGATGAACGGCGTGAATGTTGATTTAAATGGACAGCCTGACTCTGCTGACTATGATGacgaggaagaggaggaagaagaagaagaagaggagaaccGGGATTCATCTCCTCAGGATGATGCTTTGGGAACTTGA
- a CDS encoding uncharacterized protein (unknown protein; BEST Arabidopsis thaliana protein match is: unknown protein (TAIR:AT5G07730.1); Has 20 Blast hits to 20 proteins in 7 species: Archae - 0; Bacteria - 0; Metazoa - 0; Fungi - 0; Plants - 16; Viruses - 0; Other Eukaryotes - 4 (source: NCBI BLink).): MVEGEEQRRITHLDLRNEPQFPMVFVRESTCFAKDDLAIFPPINHENLYVNGLESPSVSSSSSSSSSRLSDSSFSPSDSDEQFQFSRKSHSQPSEDVGKSPWKSVIEIDIIQGWWKILLARVMSNFQNLVTCFSRNSLCSFSKTLRSFYSVMVIFLWWWKRNRTRRRLEKGEIIAAHLRDTIKERDERIAQLLHQITQMNELLVKITHSN, encoded by the exons ATGGTGGAAGGTGAAGAACAGAGGAGGATCACACACTTGGATCTGAGAAACGAGCCCCAGTTTCCAATGGTTTTCGTTAGAGAATCGACTTGTTTCGCTAAGGACGATCTCGCTATCTTCCCGCCGATCAACCACGAGAATCTCTACGTCAACGGACTCGAATCTCCGTCGgtatcatcctcttcttcatcttcctcgtcGAGACTCTCAGATTCGTCCTTCTCTCCGTCCGATTCAGACGAACAATTTCAATTTAGCCGGAAATCGCATTCTCAGCCATCGGAAGATGTCGGGAAATCTCCGTGGAAATCCGTAATTGAGATTGATATTATCCAAGGTTGGTGGAAGATTCTTCTCGCTCGAGTAATGTCAAATTTCCAGAATTTGGTTACCTGCTTCTCCAGAAATAGTCTCTGTTCCTTCTCAAAGACTCTCCGGTCATTTTATTCGGTTATGGTCATATTCCTTTGGTGGTGGAAGCGTAACCGAACTCGCCGACGACTTGAAAAAGGTGAAATCATCGCTGCTCATCTCAGAGATACaatcaaagagagagacgAG AGAATAGCTCAACTCTTGCATCAGATTACTCAGATGAACGAGTTACTTGTAAAAATAACACATTCCAATTGA
- a CDS encoding Protein kinase superfamily protein (Protein kinase superfamily protein; FUNCTIONS IN: kinase activity; INVOLVED IN: protein amino acid phosphorylation; LOCATED IN: endomembrane system; EXPRESSED IN: male gametophyte, flower, cultured cell; EXPRESSED DURING: L mature pollen stage, M germinated pollen stage, 4 anthesis; CONTAINS InterPro DOMAIN/s: Malectin/receptor-like protein kinase (InterPro:IPR021720), Protein kinase, catalytic domain (InterPro:IPR000719), Serine-threonine/tyrosine-protein kinase (InterPro:IPR001245), Protein kinase-like domain (InterPro:IPR011009), Serine/threonine-protein kinase, active site (InterPro:IPR008271); BEST Arabidopsis thaliana protein match is: Malectin/receptor-like protein kinase family protein (TAIR:AT4G39110.1); Has 1807 Blast hits to 1807 proteins in 277 species: Archae - 0; Bacteria - 0; Metazoa - 736; Fungi - 347; Plants - 385; Viruses - 0; Other Eukaryotes - 339 (source: NCBI BLink).) yields MGGDFRHFSSHVSLLLLFLLIVKSSSSFTPADNYLIDCGSSDETKLSDGRNFKSDQQSVAFLQTDEDIKTSVDSIPITDSNASTLPLYLTARIFAGKSTYSFYISRPGRHWIRLHFYPLNHPLYNLTNSVFSVTTDTTVLLHDFSAGDTSSIVFKEYLIYAAEKLSLYFKPHKGSTAFINAVEIVSVPDELVPDSASSVPQAPDFKGLSSFSLEILHRINIGGDLISPKIDPLSRTWLSDKPYNTFPEGSRNVTVDPSTITYPDGGATALIAPNPVYATAEEMADAQTSQPNFNLSWRMSVDFGHDYFIRLHFCDIVSKSLNDLIFNVFINKLSAISALDLSSLTSALGTAYYADFVLNASTITNGSILVQVGPTPNLQSGKPNAILNGLEIMKLNNAAGSLDGLFGVDGKYKGPIGGMSSKKLAIAGIGFVMALTAFLGVVVLLVRWQRRPKDWQKQNSFSSWLLPLHASHSSYISSKGGSTSRRMSIFGSKKSKSNGFSSFFSNQGLGRYFPFTELQTATQNFDENAVCGVGGFGKVYIGEIDGGTQVAIKRGSQSSEQGINEFQTEIQMLSKLRHRHLVSLIGFCDENKEMILVYEYMSNGPLRDHLYGSKENDPNPIPTLSWKQRLEICIGSARGLHYLHTGAAQGIIHRDVKTTNILLDENLVAKVSDFGLSKDAPMDEGHVSTAVKGSFGYLDPEYFRRQQLTDKSDVYSFGVVLFEVLCARPVINPQLPREQVNLAEYAMNLHRKGMLEKIIDPKIVGTISKGSLRKFVEAAEKCLAEYGVDRPGMGDVLWNLEYALQLQEASAQVDLSEDKTTMNIEMDLIPGEEMQSPSHSIP; encoded by the coding sequence ATGGGAGGAGATTTTCGTCATTTCTCCTCCCACGtttctctcctcctcctcttccttctcaTCGTCAAATCCAGTTCTTCATTCACTCCAGCTGATAACTACCTCATCGATTGTGGCTCCTCCGACGAAACAAAACTCTCCGACGGTCGTAATTTCAAATCCGATCAACAATCCGTCGCGTTTCTTCAAACAGATGAAGACATCAAAACCTCCGTCGACTCAATTCCGATCACCGACTCTAATGCCAGTACCCTTCCCTTATACTTAACCGCTAGAATCTTCGCCGGAAAATCAACTTACTCCTTCTACATTTCACGACCTGGTCGTCACTGGATCCGTCTCCATTTTTATCCTCTCAATCATCCTCTCTACAATCTAACAAACTCCGTCTTCTCCGTCACCACCGACACCACCGTCCTCTTACACGATTTCTCCGCCGGAGATACTTCTTCTATCGTCTTCAAAGAATATCTAATCTACGCCGCAGAgaaactctctctttatttcaaACCACATAAAGGCTCCACCGCTTTTATCAACGCCGTTGAAATCGTCTCTGTTCCGGACGAGCTTGTTCCGGACTCTGCTTCCTCTGTTCCTCAAGCTCCTGATTTCAAAGGCTTAAGTAGCTTCTCTCTTGAGATCCTTCATCGGATAAATATCGGAGGAGATTTGATTTCTCCGAAGATAGATCCTCTCTCACGCACTTGGCTCTCTGATAAACCTTACAATACGTTCCCTGAAGGTTCGAGAAATGTCACTGTTGATCCTAGTACGATTACTTATCCAGACGGTGGAGCTACGGCGTTGATCGCTCCTAATCCGGTTTACGCCACCGCGGAGGAAATGGCCGATGCACAAACCTCGCAACCTAATTTCAATCTCTCATGGAGAATGAGTGTTGATTTTGGTCATGATTACTTCATTAGGTTACATTTTTGTGACATTGTAAGCAAATCGCTTAACGACCTTATCTTCAATGTTTTCATCAACAAGCTCTCTGCAATCTCTGCACTTGACCTCTCCTCACTAACCAGCGCTTTAGGTACAGCGTATTACGCGGATTTCGTGCTTAATGCGTCTACGATCACCAATGGTTCGATCTTGGTTCAGGTTGGTCCGACTCCGAATCTTCAGTCGGGTAAACCGAATGCGATACTTAACGGTTTAGAGATCATGAAGCTGAACAATGCTGCTGGGAGTTTAGATGGACTTTTTGGAGTTGATGGGAAATACAAAGGACCGATCGGTGGTATGTCATCTAAGAAGCTTGCTATTGCGGGTATTGGGTTTGTGATGGCGCTAACCGCTTTCTTAGGGGTTGTCGTGTTGCTTGTTAGATGGCAGAGACGTCCTAAAGACTGGCAAAAACAGAATAGTTTCTCGTCATGGTTGCTTCCTTTACACGCAAGTCACTCGAGTTACATCTCGAGCAAAGGCGGGTCAACGTCGAGGCGGATGAGTATTTTCGGGTCAAAGAAGAGTAAGAGCAATGGATTCTCTAGCTTCTTCTCAAACCAGGGATTAGGTCGGTACTTTCCCTTTACCGAACTACAGACCGCGACACAAAATTTTGACGAGAATGCTGTGTGTGGAGTCGGAGGATTCGGAAAAGTCTACATAGGAGAAATTGATGGTGGGACGCAGGTCGCGATCAAAAGAGGGAGTCAGAGTTCGGAGCAAGGAATCAACGAGTTTCAAACAGAGATTCAGATGTTGTCCAAACTCAGACATAGACATTTGGTTTCTCTAATCGGATTTTGCgatgaaaacaaagagatgatTCTCGTCTACGAATACATGTCAAACGGTCCTCTGCGTGACCATCTCTACGGCTCCAAAGAAAATGACCCTAACCCTATTCCTACCTTGTCCTGGAAGCAACGTCTAGAGATCTGCATTGGATCAGCGCGTGGACTCCACTATCTCCACACGGGTGCAGCGCAGGGGATCATCCACCGCGACGTCAAGACCACCAACATCCTCTTGGACGAGAACCTAGTCGCTaaagtttctgattttggaCTTTCAAAAGATGCGCCTATGGATGAAGGGCATGTAAGTACCGCGGTAAAGGGTAGTTTCGGGTATTTAGACCCCGAATACTTCCGCAGACAACAACTCACTGATAAATCCGATGTTTACTCATTCGGTGTGGTGTTATTCGAGGTTCTTTGCGCGAGGCCAGTGATAAACCCACAGTTACCTAGAGAACAAGTTAACTTAGCAGAATATGCTATGAATTTGCATAGAAAAGGTATGTTGGAGAAAATCATCGACCCGAAAATCGTGGGAACGATTAGTAAAGGATCGTTAAGGAAATTCGTGGAGGCTGCAGAAAAATGTTTGGCAGAGTACGGTGTTGATCGACCGGGAATGGGAGATGTGTTGTGGAATCTTGAATATGCTTTGCAGCTTCAAGAAGCATCGGCTCAAGTTGATTTATCGGAGGATAAGACTACAATGAATATTGAAATGGACCTTATTCCCGGCGAGGAAATGCAATCTCCGTCGCATTCAATACCGTGA
- a CDS encoding Pentatricopeptide repeat (PPR) superfamily protein (Pentatricopeptide repeat (PPR) superfamily protein; FUNCTIONS IN: molecular_function unknown; INVOLVED IN: biological_process unknown; LOCATED IN: mitochondrion; EXPRESSED IN: 19 plant structures; EXPRESSED DURING: 8 growth stages; CONTAINS InterPro DOMAIN/s: Pentatricopeptide repeat (InterPro:IPR002885); BEST Arabidopsis thaliana protein match is: Pentatricopeptide repeat (PPR) superfamily protein (TAIR:AT5G60960.1); Has 1807 Blast hits to 1807 proteins in 277 species: Archae - 0; Bacteria - 0; Metazoa - 736; Fungi - 347; Plants - 385; Viruses - 0; Other Eukaryotes - 339 (source: NCBI BLink).) → MMSTTVRLNRFTYLTSTAKLTRYFCSHHLVDRSETALHEVIRIVSSPVGGLDDLEENLNQVSVSPSSNLVTQVIESCKNETSPRRLLRFFSWSCKSLGSSLHDKEFNYVLRVLAEKKDHTAMQILLSDLRKENRAMDKQTFSIVAETLVKVGKEEDAIGIFKILDKFSCPQDGFTVTAIISALCSRGHVKRALGVMHHHKDVISGNELSVYRSLLFGWSVQRNVKEARRVIQDMKSAGITPDLFCFNSLLTCLCERNVNRNPSGLVPEALNIMLEMRSYKIQPTSMSYNILLSCLGRTRRVRESCQILEQMKRSGCDPDTGSYYFVVRVLYLTGRFGKGNQIVDEMIERGFRPERKFYYDLIGVLCGVERVNFALQLFEKMKRSSVGGYGQVYDLLIPKLCKGGNFEKGRELWEEALSIDVTLSCSISLLDPSVTEVFKPMKMKEEAAMVDRRALNLKIHARMNKTKPKLKLKPKRRSKTKKKNLQH, encoded by the coding sequence ATGATGTCCACCACAGTCAGATTAAACAGGTTTACGTATCTAACGAGTACTGCAAAACTGACACGTTACTTTTGCTCTCACCATTTAGTTGACCGATCGGAAACGGCGTTGCATGAAGTTATTCGGATAGTTTCTTCTCCAGTTGGTGGTCTAGATGACCTTGAAGAAAACTTGAACCAGGTTTCTGTTTCTCCATCATCAAACCTTGTTACCCAAGTGATTGAGTCTTGCAAGAACGAGACTTCACCGAGAAGGCTGTTGAGGTTTTTCTCCTGGTCGTGTAAAAGCTTGGGATCTAGTTTACACGACAAGGAATTCAACTATGTCCTAAGAGTTTTGGCTGAGAAGAAGGATCACACAGCTATGCAGATACTCTTATCAGATCTCAGGAAGGAGAATCGGGCGATGGACAAGCAAACGTTTAGCATTGTCGCTGAAACTCTGGTTAAGGTTGGTAAGGAAGAAGATGCAATAGGTATCTTCAAGATCTTGGACAAATTTTCTTGCCCACAAGATGGTTTCACTGTGACGGCTATTATAAGCGCTCTTTGTTCCAGAGGACATGTGAAGAGAGCATTGGGAGTTATGCATCATCACAAGGATGTAATATCCGGGAATGAATTGTCTGTGTATAGAAGTCTTTTATTCGGGTGGTCGGTACAAAGAAACGTGAAGGAAGCAAGAAGAGTTATACAAGATATGAAATCAGCAGGGATTACACCGgatttgttctgtttcaacTCGTTGCTGACCTGCCTTTGCGAAAGAAACGTGAATCGAAACCCGTCTGGGCTTGTTCCTGAAGCTTTGAATATTATGTTGGAGATGAGGTCTTACAAAATCCAACCTACGTCTATGAGTTACAACATTTTGCTCTCTTGTTTGGGAAGGACTAGGAGGGTGAGAGAGTCCTGCCAGATTTTAGAACAGATGAAAAGATCGGGATGTGATCCGGATACAGGGAGCTATTACTTCGTTGTGAGGGTCCTGTATTTGACAGGAAGGTTTGGTAAAGGCAACCAAATTGTGGATGAGATGATCGAGAGAGGATTTAGACCCGAACGCAAATTCTATTATGATCTGATCGGGGTTCTTTGTGGGGTCGAGCGGGTTAACTTTGCTCTTCAATTgtttgagaagatgaagagaagctCAGTGGGTGGTTATGGTCAGGTTTATGATCTGCTCATACCAAAACTATGTAAAGGAGGAAACTTTGAGAAAGGAAGAGAGCTTTGGGAAGAGGCATTGTCAATTGATGTTACACTTAGTTGCTCCATTAGTTTGCTTGATCCATCTGTCACAGAGGTTTTCAAACCTatgaagatgaaagaagaagctgcaaTGGTGGATCGTCGTGCTCTTAACTTGAAGATTCACGCTAGaatgaacaaaacaaagccAAAACTGAAACTAAAACCGAAACGCAGGAgcaagacaaagaagaagaatctgcaACATTGA